The window AATCGAGCGCGCCGAACGGTGGGAGAACGGCGAGGAGGTCCCGCATGTTGTCAACTTCGAAGATCGTGCGCGGCTCCGCCAGTTGCTGACCGATCGACGGATGGAACTGCTCGAAGCGGTGATGGAGCACCCGCCCGGAAGTATCCGCGCGCTAGCCGACCGCCTCGATCGTGACGTCCACGACGTCCACGACGATCTGCACCTGCTGGCCGAGTACAACATCATCCACTTCGAAGCGGACGGTCGCGCGAAAAAGCCGTACGTTCCCTATGAGACGGTCCGGATCGAGGTTGAGTTCGGCCTGCCACGTGGTGAGGGGTCAGAATCGTCCGCATCCGCTTGATATCCGTCCCGAGATAACTACGAAGTCCGCCGTCTCGGACTCGTAGCAGTCTGTGAGTTGGTCGAGTTCGACAGCCCGGTTGGCGAACTGCTCCATGTTTCGACTGGAGAGCCTAGGCAGATGGAAATTACGATTTCTGAAATTACGATTTCTATACTGGGGAAGAGCTGCGTCCCAGCGATGTCCAAGTAGTACACGAAAGGCGACTGGACGGCCTTTCGGAGATAGACTACCACGGCCGACGCCGCCTTCACACTCGGGGTCACGAGATGG of the Salinirubrum litoreum genome contains:
- a CDS encoding transcriptional regulator; protein product: MSNEPTDTEPTHDEFTPGPDEVVYPSVLRITSLPEKQAQAAAIERAERWENGEEVPHVVNFEDRARLRQLLTDRRMELLEAVMEHPPGSIRALADRLDRDVHDVHDDLHLLAEYNIIHFEADGRAKKPYVPYETVRIEVEFGLPRGEGSESSASA